Below is a window of Cytobacillus firmus DNA.
ATTTTCTTCCCCGATCAGCCCTTTTGAACGCGCGTAAAAATAAGGGGCCTGTCCGGAGAAAAACCATAAATCAATTTCCGTTTTATGTTCCCTGATTATCTTTTCCGTTTCTTTTGTTTCCTTATAAATGTATGGAATCATCTCAAGCTCGCTGTATTCACGCGACAAGGCAAGAATGTGTCCAACGGAGTCTCCCGGTCCCACTACCCCAACGCGAATTTTCATTCTTTTCCACCTGCTTCTTCTTTATATGCTAGTTTCAATTTTTAAATATTGTGCGATAATCTTTGTTCCCATTTCCAGATCTTCAATAGAGGCAAACTCCTCAGGATGATGACTGAGGCCATTTTTGCAGGGAATGAATAAAAGCCCTGAAGGCCATTTGGCCGCCATGTTCATCACATCATGGCCTGCGCCGCTTTCAAGCACCAAGGCTTTGTATCCCAACGCTTCACCTGAATGCTGCAATTTTCGCATCACTGCCTCATCAAGCTGAACGGATGGATTATGAACAAGCGTTTTTACTTCTATTGTAACACCAAAAGATTCCGCAAGCTGATGACATTTTTCACGGATACGCTTCTCCATTTCTTTTTTCAGTGAATCATCCACACTGCGGATATCAATTCCAAGCTCAACCGTTCCGGGAATTACATTCATGGCGTTCGGCTTTAGTTCAAAGGTGCTTGCTGTTGCCACAATTGGCACCGCACTGGAATTCGATAAAGCAAGAGCTTTCTCTGATATAAATGGAACGAGAGGTGCCGCTGCAACAAAGGCATCCTTTCGTTTGCCCATCGGGGTCGTTCCTGTGTGCCCCATCTGTCCATTGACGATTACCTTTAAGCGGATTGGACAGGCAACTGCCGTTACTGCTCCAAAGTCTGCACCGGCATCTTCCACTCTGGTTCCCTGCTCAATGTGAAGCTCGATAAAACTTTTTAAAGCTGACTCCGGCCGTTCAGCATCTTCAATTGCATCCCATGACAGTCCCATGTCCTCGACTGCCTGGAGGATGGTGATGCCATCCTCATCCGTTACACCTTCCACATCATTCTTATTAAGAAGGCCGCTCATTGCCTTGCTGCCAATGGTTGATACGCCAAAACGGGATGATTCCTCAGATGCAAAACAAATGACTTCAATTGAGGAAGCAGGCTGGAACCCTTCTTCTTTCAATTTCTTTACGGCAGCCAGACCGCAAAGGACACCGGCAACTCCATCATAGCCTCCTCCGCCCTTTACGGTATCCACATGAGAACCTACGGCAACAGCCGGTAATGAATCTTCAGCTTCCCAGCGGGCAATCGCATTCCCCGCTTCATCTCTTCGAACCTTCAAACCGATATCCTCAGCAATGGAAACAAATACATCAATGGCCCGCCATTCTTCTTCCGTGTAGCCTAACCGGCAGAACCCTTCTGCCTGGTTCATGCTGTCTGTTAAATTTAACGCTTTCAGATGCTTATCCAGCCATTCTTTCATTCTCAACACTCCTCCCTGATCTAAAATGAGGCAGATTGCTCTGCCTCATCTATTCCTTAATTTAATTTTTTTATAGATTCAAACAGCAGCTGGACGGCATTCTTCATCGTGCCTTCATTAATATCGAACTTCTCGTTATGATGGCCTGCCGCCAGTTCTGTGCCGAAAATGCAGTAGGTGGCCTGTCCTCCATTTTGCTGAACACGCTCCATGAAGAAGGTTGCGTCCTCAGAGCCTGCAGGTGAATTGTCTTCGAGGATGCTTTCTTTTATATAGGAAGCTTCTTGTGCACAGGCATGCAGGACGGATGCCAGCTCTTTTGAACCATGAGCACTAATGGCCTCGCCTACAGTATGAATCTCGTATTCTACTCCATACATTTGGGCTGATCCTGCAATAACTGCTTCGGCCTGTGCTTTGACATATTCGTTAATTTTTGTCGTTTCCCCGCGTGTTTCAATTTTCAGCACCGCTTTATCTGCGATAATATTGCGGCCTGAGCCTGCATGCAATTCACCCACGTTGATGCGGGTTGCCCCTTCTGAATGACGCGGAATAGCGTAAATATTCAGAGCGGCAGAAGCGGATGCCAGCAGGGCGTTTTTCCCCTCTTCCGGATTTCCGCCTGCATGGGAAGAAACTCCTTTAAACGTTACATCAAGTTTTGACGTTGCCAGAAATCCGTTTTTTGATGCCACAAAATGTCCATCTGGAACTCCTGTGCCGACATGTGAGGCAATTAAATAATCCACATCATCGATAACTCCGGCTTCGGCCATTGAACGAGCCCCGCGGGTGCCTTCTTCTGCAGGCTGAAAAATCAGTTTGATTTTCCCCTTAAGGCTGTCTTTGTTTTCAGCAATCAAGCTTGCCAGGCCAAGCCCGATGGTTGTATGGGCATCATGTCCGCAGGCATGCATGGTGTTTGGAACTGCAGACCTGAATCCTTCTTTTTGCGGAAAATGGCTGTCTGCCTCTGATTCATGGATCGGCAATGCATCCATATCCACACGGAAGGCGATGGTCGGTCCTTCCTTTTTTGTATCCATAGTCGCGACAATGCCTGTGTATCCATCTTTGAAGGGTTCAATATAATCTTTTTTCGCCCCATTTTCGAGAGCCCATTGATAATGTGCGGCAGTTTCCTCTTGATTTGGCTTACCCATAAAATAATCAGCAGCCATTACCTGCCTGCCCATTTCCAGCCCGAAGCCAAGTTCATCCAGGATCGATGCGACAATGGAGGCTGTCCGCATTTCCAGGAAGCCTCCCTCTGGATAACGGTGAAAATCACGGCGCCACTCTTTTAATTGAATTTCAAGATTACTCACTTTTTAACCACATCCTATTCTTATAGATAAGGACCGATTCCCGGACCAAACGGGATTCCAAAGAAAACGAAAACTAAAAGCATAATGATCCACGTGATCAGGAACGTAATCGAGTACGGAAGCATTAAGGAAATGAATGTTCCAATTCCCGCTTTTTTGTCATACTTCTGCATAAACGACAGGGCGATAACCATATATGGCATCATCGGTGTCACAATATTCGTAGATGAATCTGCTACACGGTAAGCCACCTGTGTAAATGCAGGGTGATAGCCAAGCTGCATAAACATTGGAACGAAGACTGGTGCTTCAAGCGCCCACTTCGCTGAACCTGAAGTGATCAGGAAGTTCAGGGAAGCTGTAAAAATGATGTAGCCAATAATCAATCCGATTCCGGTGAACTCCACGTCTTTCAGGAACTCTGCTCCATTAACCGCTACCCATGTTGCGATATTAGACCAGCTGAAGTACGCGATAAATTGAGCGATTGCGAAGATTAAGACAATATAGGATGCTAAGTCCTTCATAGCCTCTGCCATGAAATTAGCCACATCTTTACTGCTCTTAATGTTGCCGACTGTTACTCCATATACAGTACCGATAATAATGAAGAAGAAGAGAATGATTGGAATAATGCCATCCAGGAATGGAGATGGAACGAGTCCGCCATCTTCATTGGTTAACGGGCTATTTGGTATAAGGATCGCTCCCGCAATTAGGGCAATATAGGCGAATCCGGCAATCGCTGCATTTCGCAAAGCCTTCCCTGCATTAGGTGGATCTTCCTTAATCGCTTCTTTAACCTCTTCGCCTTTGTATTCTCCAAGACGCGGTTCAATGAACTTAGTCGTGACAAGTCCACCGACAATGGTTAAAACAAATACGGAAACAATATTAAAATACCAGTTATCAATTGGTGTAACGACCATATTCTCATCAATAATCTTGGCAGCTTCTGTTGAAATCCCGGCCAATAGTGCATCTGTTCCAGCAATCAGCAGGTTTGCTGTAAAGCCGGCTCCGGCTGATGCATACCCTGCTGCCAAACCGGCAATCGGGTTACGGCCGATTTTGTAGAAGACCATTGCGGCAAGCGGCGGCACCAGAACCATCGCAGCATCGGATGCGATATTCCCCATGATCCCGACAAACACAACAGTGTACGTGATTAATGCCGGCGGTGATTTTAAAATTGTTTTCTTAATGGCATAATCCAGCATGCCGACTTTCTCGGCAAGACCAATCCCGAGCATCATGGACAGAACCAGGCCAAGAGGTGCGAACCCGGTGAAGTTATCAAGCATGGATGTCAGGATAAAATTCAGGCCTTCTCCAGATGCCAGGTTCTTAACTTCCAGTTCCTCTCCCGAGCCAGGGTGGACAACAGTAGCACCAAAGGCACTAAATATAGCTGAAACAATAATAACTAACACTGCGAGCCCGGCAAATAATATAAATGGATCCGGGAGCTTGTTTCCTACCTTTTCGACCCCATTGAGGAATCGCTGGGCAATCCCTGGCTTCTTGTTTTCTGTTACCACTTTCTTTCCTTGTTTTTCTGTTTTCATATACTCCCCTCGCTTTTCTGTTTTTGGTATTTATTACTTATGAATTAAGCCTCGTTGGTTTTCAATGTGTATGCTTGCTTTCGCGTTCTGGCAAGTTCGCCGGATTGAGATTCACCCCCTCGGGTTTATGATCTTTTGTTCGAAGGGATTCTAGGTAATCCGGGTTCGGACTCTAACCCCCGTATTTCTGCTTTCTCTGTCCGAAGTTGCACCGGGTTCGGACTCTAAACCCGTATTTCTGCTTTCTCTGTCCGAAGTTGCTCCAGGTTCGGACTCAAGAGCTCGCATTTCTGCTTTCTCTGTCCGAAGTTGCACCGGGTTCGGACTCTAAATACAGCATTTCTACTTCCTCTGTCCGAAGTTGCACCGGGTTCGGACTCTAAACCCCGTATTTCTGCTTTCTCTGTCCGAAGTTGCTCCAGGTTCGGACTCTAAACCCCGTATTTCTGCTTTCTCTGTCCGAAGTTGCTCCGGGTTCCGACTCTAAACACCGCATTTCTGCTTTCTCTGTCCGAAGTTGCTCCGGGTTCCGACTCAAAACCCCGCATTTCTGCTTTCTCTGTCCGAAGTTGCTCCAGGTTCGGACTCAAGAGCTCGTATTTCTGCTTTCTCTGTCCGAAGCTGCCTCGGGTTCGGACTCTAAACCCCGTATTTCTGCTTTCTCTGTCCGAAGTTGCTTCGGGTTCGGACTCAAACCACCGTATTTCTGCTTTCTCTGTCCGAAGTTGCTCCAGCTCAGACTCACTCGTCCCCTTCTACTTTAAAGCAGAAGGCTTAACCTCTTTCGGAATTGGACATGTGTAAGGATTAGCTTCCTTAAACTCTTTGAATTCCTGTTTAACAGCTTCCAATTTCTCCTGGTCGGTCAGCAGTTTTACACCGGTTAATGCCATAGCTTCTGCTGCCCGGAGCATCCCTTTGTGCGCATAGCTGCTGATGCCTTGAGTGGTCATCTGCCAGGTATGCAGCGGTGTTCCCAGTGCTGATGTTGAGGCTGTCAGCTGCGCAGTTGGAACAACCCAGCTTACATCTGAGACATCGGTAGAGCCGGCAAGGACTTCTTTGGAAGGTTCATAGGCTGAGATGGTTTCAGCCAGGTATTTCCCCTCAAATTCACTGCCATCCCCCACATAGCCAAACCCTCGTAAAATATCTAAATAGCTTTCTTTTTCACCATCTGATAGGGTTGTCCAAAGCTTTTCGGCAAAGACCTTTTCTTCTTCATCCGGCTTTTCAATTCCGGCTTCCTGAAGGCTTTGATAGAGAATTTTTTCAATGCTGCGGTTTGGAATATAATTGGAGCAGGCCTTGTCAAACTCAATGGTAAGCTCTGTTTCTGTCATCAGAGCTGCGCCTTCCGCGATTTTGCATACCCGTTTATAGATTTCGTCCACCTGCTGAACCTTTGGCGCTCGGATCAGATAAAGGACCTCGGCGTCTGCCTGTACGACATTCGGCGAGATGC
It encodes the following:
- a CDS encoding M20 family metallo-hydrolase — translated: MSNLEIQLKEWRRDFHRYPEGGFLEMRTASIVASILDELGFGLEMGRQVMAADYFMGKPNQEETAAHYQWALENGAKKDYIEPFKDGYTGIVATMDTKKEGPTIAFRVDMDALPIHESEADSHFPQKEGFRSAVPNTMHACGHDAHTTIGLGLASLIAENKDSLKGKIKLIFQPAEEGTRGARSMAEAGVIDDVDYLIASHVGTGVPDGHFVASKNGFLATSKLDVTFKGVSSHAGGNPEEGKNALLASASAALNIYAIPRHSEGATRINVGELHAGSGRNIIADKAVLKIETRGETTKINEYVKAQAEAVIAGSAQMYGVEYEIHTVGEAISAHGSKELASVLHACAQEASYIKESILEDNSPAGSEDATFFMERVQQNGGQATYCIFGTELAAGHHNEKFDINEGTMKNAVQLLFESIKKLN
- a CDS encoding M20 family metallopeptidase, translated to MNFTKSFLAENKETFEKISEYIYHHPETRFEEYASAEFLASQCEKAGFQVERNAGNIETAFVASYGSGAPVIGFLGEFDALSGLGQVPNKTSYEPTELNVGHGCGHNLLGTGAFAAACAAKKYLEENNLPGTVKFFGCPGEEGGSGKTFMVREGVFEGVDAALTWHPSPANSIMSLSSLANYQVYFRFKGLSSHAANSPHLGRSALDAVELMNVGVNYLREHVVPEARMHYAITNTGGISPNVVQADAEVLYLIRAPKVQQVDEIYKRVCKIAEGAALMTETELTIEFDKACSNYIPNRSIEKILYQSLQEAGIEKPDEEEKVFAEKLWTTLSDGEKESYLDILRGFGYVGDGSEFEGKYLAETISAYEPSKEVLAGSTDVSDVSWVVPTAQLTASTSALGTPLHTWQMTTQGISSYAHKGMLRAAEAMALTGVKLLTDQEKLEAVKQEFKEFKEANPYTCPIPKEVKPSALK
- a CDS encoding AbgT family transporter, which translates into the protein MKTEKQGKKVVTENKKPGIAQRFLNGVEKVGNKLPDPFILFAGLAVLVIIVSAIFSAFGATVVHPGSGEELEVKNLASGEGLNFILTSMLDNFTGFAPLGLVLSMMLGIGLAEKVGMLDYAIKKTILKSPPALITYTVVFVGIMGNIASDAAMVLVPPLAAMVFYKIGRNPIAGLAAGYASAGAGFTANLLIAGTDALLAGISTEAAKIIDENMVVTPIDNWYFNIVSVFVLTIVGGLVTTKFIEPRLGEYKGEEVKEAIKEDPPNAGKALRNAAIAGFAYIALIAGAILIPNSPLTNEDGGLVPSPFLDGIIPIILFFFIIIGTVYGVTVGNIKSSKDVANFMAEAMKDLASYIVLIFAIAQFIAYFSWSNIATWVAVNGAEFLKDVEFTGIGLIIGYIIFTASLNFLITSGSAKWALEAPVFVPMFMQLGYHPAFTQVAYRVADSSTNIVTPMMPYMVIALSFMQKYDKKAGIGTFISLMLPYSITFLITWIIMLLVFVFFGIPFGPGIGPYL
- a CDS encoding M20 family metallo-hydrolase, which codes for MKEWLDKHLKALNLTDSMNQAEGFCRLGYTEEEWRAIDVFVSIAEDIGLKVRRDEAGNAIARWEAEDSLPAVAVGSHVDTVKGGGGYDGVAGVLCGLAAVKKLKEEGFQPASSIEVICFASEESSRFGVSTIGSKAMSGLLNKNDVEGVTDEDGITILQAVEDMGLSWDAIEDAERPESALKSFIELHIEQGTRVEDAGADFGAVTAVACPIRLKVIVNGQMGHTGTTPMGKRKDAFVAAAPLVPFISEKALALSNSSAVPIVATASTFELKPNAMNVIPGTVELGIDIRSVDDSLKKEMEKRIREKCHQLAESFGVTIEVKTLVHNPSVQLDEAVMRKLQHSGEALGYKALVLESGAGHDVMNMAAKWPSGLLFIPCKNGLSHHPEEFASIEDLEMGTKIIAQYLKIETSI